A stretch of the Massilia sp. W12 genome encodes the following:
- a CDS encoding transporter associated domain-containing protein, which translates to MQEHPSGVKSDAKPHRSLFERLTALISPIPENRAELLEVLHDAHGRNLLDADALSMIEGVFQVSELCAGDIMVPRAQMDVVDLTKPIEDWLPLVLETAHSRFPAVEGDRDKVVGILLAKDLLRYYAGENFDVRDMLRPVVFIPESKRLNILLRDFRANHNHMAIVVDEYSGVAGLITIEDVLEQIVGEIEDEYDYDEEEDNILRVKDGAHGPKWRVKALTELEQFNQVLGADLQHDDVDTIGGLVSSHLKRMPHKGEEFDIGLLRFEVLRADPRQVHVLLVEKLPPPPAGDAA; encoded by the coding sequence ATGCAAGAGCACCCTAGTGGCGTCAAATCTGACGCCAAACCACACCGGTCATTGTTTGAACGACTGACCGCGCTGATTTCCCCTATTCCCGAAAACCGCGCCGAGCTGCTGGAAGTGCTGCACGATGCGCATGGCCGCAACTTGCTCGACGCCGACGCGCTCTCGATGATCGAGGGCGTGTTCCAGGTGTCTGAGCTGTGCGCCGGCGACATCATGGTGCCGCGCGCGCAAATGGATGTGGTGGATCTGACCAAACCGATTGAAGACTGGCTGCCGCTGGTGCTGGAAACCGCGCACTCGCGTTTTCCCGCTGTCGAGGGCGACCGCGACAAGGTGGTCGGCATCTTGCTGGCCAAGGATTTGCTGCGCTATTACGCCGGCGAAAACTTCGATGTGCGCGATATGTTGCGCCCGGTGGTGTTTATCCCCGAATCCAAACGTCTGAATATCTTGCTGCGCGATTTCCGCGCCAATCACAATCACATGGCGATTGTGGTCGATGAATACAGCGGCGTGGCCGGCTTGATCACGATTGAAGACGTGCTGGAGCAAATTGTCGGCGAAATCGAAGACGAATACGATTACGACGAGGAAGAAGACAATATTCTGCGCGTGAAAGATGGGGCGCACGGGCCGAAATGGCGCGTCAAGGCGCTGACCGAGTTGGAACAGTTTAATCAAGTGCTGGGCGCTGATTTGCAGCATGACGATGTGGACACGATCGGCGGCCTGGTGTCGAGCCATTTGAAGCGCATGCCGCATAAGGGCGAAGAATTTGATATCGGCTTGCTGCGCTTTGAAGTGTTGCGCGCCGATCCGCGCCAGGTGCATGTTCTGCTGGTGGAAAAACTGCCGCCGCCGCCCGCAGGCGACGCCGCATGA